One Campylobacter lari DNA segment encodes these proteins:
- a CDS encoding twin-arginine translocase TatA/TatE family subunit, producing MHMPSGTQWLIILLIVVLLFGAKKIPELAKGLGKGIKTFKDEMNTEDDKKIVQEDAQKIEKINEKDVLVKENNEEVKKA from the coding sequence ATGCATATGCCAAGCGGAACTCAATGGTTGATTATATTACTTATTGTGGTGTTACTTTTTGGTGCAAAAAAAATTCCAGAGCTTGCTAAAGGCTTAGGAAAAGGTATTAAAACTTTTAAAGATGAAATGAACACAGAAGATGATAAAAAAATTGTTCAAGAAGATGCACAAAAAATTGAAAAAATCAATGAAAAAGATGTGCTTGTAAAAGAAAACAATGAAGAAGTAAAAAAAGCTTAA
- the fliR gene encoding flagellar biosynthetic protein FliR: MEFVKYLGDENVVIFMLLFARMSGLIVFFPFFSHNSIPLVVKTTLALFLTMFLYPLAKLEGNTPDSFFILYLLSEVLFGMMAGLILQMTFAVLQMAGEQVSFTMGFSMASVMDPTTGTNTPVISQVLNLLALLVFLAFDGHHLVLLFISNSLEYISLGGFYPHENLMLYLNKAMVNIFVLGFSMAFPVLAISLLSDVIFGMLMKTMPQFNLLVVGYPIKIFLSFAVLIAILLIMMQYFKNLTMKSFEHMELLFFNI; this comes from the coding sequence ATGGAATTTGTTAAATATTTAGGCGATGAAAATGTAGTTATTTTCATGCTTTTGTTTGCTAGAATGAGTGGGTTAATAGTTTTTTTCCCTTTTTTTTCTCATAATAGCATACCTTTGGTGGTAAAAACAACCTTAGCTTTATTTTTAACAATGTTTTTATATCCCTTAGCAAAGCTTGAAGGTAATACACCAGATTCTTTTTTTATTTTATATCTTTTAAGTGAAGTACTTTTTGGTATGATGGCAGGGTTGATTTTGCAAATGACTTTTGCTGTTTTGCAAATGGCAGGTGAGCAGGTTTCTTTTACCATGGGATTTTCCATGGCTAGTGTTATGGATCCTACAACTGGCACAAACACACCTGTCATATCACAAGTTTTAAATTTATTGGCTTTGCTTGTATTTTTGGCCTTTGATGGACATCATTTAGTTTTGCTTTTTATATCTAATTCATTAGAATATATTAGTTTAGGTGGGTTTTATCCGCATGAAAATTTAATGCTTTATTTAAATAAAGCCATGGTAAATATTTTTGTACTTGGTTTTTCTATGGCTTTTCCGGTTTTGGCTATATCTTTATTATCAGATGTGATTTTTGGCATGCTTATGAAAACTATGCCTCAGTTTAATCTTTTGGTAGTGGGGTATCCTATTAAAATATTCTTATCTTTTGCAGTGCTTATTGCTATTTTGCTTATTATGATGCAGTATTTTAAAAATTTAACAATGAAAAGTTTTGAACATATGGAATTATTATTTTTTAATATATAA
- a CDS encoding threonine/serine exporter family protein: MIDYSSILWDMFFAALTGFGFAYVCNPPFKTLILSAILAAIAHGIRFTLMGYFGFQTLAIATFIASFSIGCLGLFLAKIFKTPAEIIAFPALIPMIPGIYAYKAILYLISFIRSEDINEKTNFLIQFFDYFFTTLSVTLALAVGVSVTLLLFFEQSFMMTRSIKKSKNHDQN, from the coding sequence ATGATTGATTATTCTTCTATACTTTGGGATATGTTTTTTGCAGCTTTAACAGGTTTTGGCTTTGCTTATGTGTGTAATCCGCCCTTTAAAACACTCATACTCTCAGCCATATTAGCCGCTATAGCTCATGGCATACGCTTTACTTTGATGGGGTATTTTGGCTTTCAAACCTTGGCTATTGCAACCTTTATAGCTTCTTTTAGCATAGGCTGTCTTGGTTTGTTTTTAGCTAAGATCTTTAAAACACCTGCTGAAATCATAGCTTTTCCCGCTCTCATTCCTATGATACCTGGAATTTATGCCTATAAAGCAATTTTATATCTTATTTCATTTATACGTTCAGAAGATATCAACGAAAAGACTAATTTCTTAATTCAGTTTTTTGATTATTTTTTTACAACGCTTTCAGTAACATTAGCCTTAGCAGTAGGAGTAAGTGTGACTTTGCTTTTGTTTTTTGAACAAAGTTTTATGATGACAAGAAGTATTAAAAAAAGTAAAAATCACGACCAAAATTAA
- the argS gene encoding arginine--tRNA ligase produces the protein MKTLVYKEIKEKLGRDFILENPKNKNLAHFATPLAFSLAKELKQNPMVIANDIVAKLKDCDCFESVEALNGYVNFKLSRAFLNSLTTQALSDSENFAKDEAKNESFLLEYVSANPTGPLHIGHARGAIFGDTLTRVARHLGYKFDTEYYVNDAGNQIYLLGLSILLAVKEHCLNEQVQYPDEYYKGEYIIDVAKEAFIEFEKGFFAEENIPQLALWAKDKMLKIIKKNLADAKIFIDAYVSETSYYNELENTLKALKEHGGTYEQDGKIWLASSAKGDEKDRVIIKDDGKGTYLAADIVYHKDKMSRGYDKCINIWGADHHGYIARMKAAMEFLGHDSQNLEIILAQMVSLLKNGEPYKMSKRAGNFILMGDVLEELGSDVLRYIFISKKCDTHLEFDVDEFKKEDSSNPVYYINYAHARIHQVFAKAGKSVNDIMHAKFESLNEDGMNLLFESLNLKAVLNDAFESRALQKIPDYLKNLASLFHKFYNENKVVGSDNEDELLKLFAICALSIKTAFALMGIEAKNKMNHD, from the coding sequence TTGAAAACTTTAGTTTATAAAGAAATTAAAGAAAAACTAGGAAGAGATTTTATCTTAGAAAATCCTAAGAATAAAAATCTAGCCCACTTTGCTACACCTTTGGCTTTTTCTTTGGCTAAAGAATTAAAGCAAAACCCTATGGTAATTGCTAATGATATTGTTGCTAAGTTAAAAGATTGTGATTGTTTTGAAAGCGTAGAAGCTTTAAATGGTTATGTAAATTTTAAGCTTTCAAGAGCTTTTTTAAATTCTTTAACTACACAAGCTTTGAGCGATAGTGAGAATTTTGCAAAAGATGAGGCAAAAAACGAAAGTTTTTTACTAGAGTATGTTAGTGCCAATCCAACAGGACCTTTGCATATAGGACATGCTAGAGGTGCTATTTTTGGTGATACCTTAACTAGAGTTGCTAGACATTTAGGATATAAATTTGATACAGAATATTATGTTAATGATGCGGGAAATCAAATTTATCTTTTAGGTCTTTCTATATTACTTGCAGTAAAAGAGCATTGTTTGAATGAGCAAGTTCAATATCCTGATGAGTATTATAAAGGCGAATATATCATAGATGTAGCAAAAGAAGCTTTTATTGAATTTGAAAAAGGTTTCTTTGCAGAAGAAAACATTCCGCAATTAGCACTTTGGGCTAAGGATAAAATGCTTAAAATTATCAAGAAAAATTTGGCCGATGCTAAGATATTTATTGATGCTTATGTGAGTGAAACAAGTTATTATAATGAATTAGAAAATACCTTAAAAGCTTTAAAAGAGCATGGTGGTACTTATGAACAAGATGGTAAAATATGGCTTGCATCAAGTGCTAAAGGTGATGAAAAAGATCGTGTGATTATCAAAGATGATGGAAAAGGAACTTATCTAGCTGCTGATATAGTTTATCATAAAGATAAAATGAGCCGTGGTTATGATAAGTGTATTAATATATGGGGAGCTGATCATCATGGCTATATAGCTAGAATGAAAGCTGCTATGGAATTTTTAGGTCATGATAGTCAAAATCTTGAAATTATTCTAGCGCAAATGGTTTCATTATTAAAAAATGGCGAGCCTTATAAAATGAGCAAAAGAGCAGGAAATTTCATCTTAATGGGTGATGTTTTAGAAGAGCTTGGTAGTGATGTGCTAAGATATATTTTTATTAGTAAAAAATGTGATACACATTTGGAATTTGATGTAGATGAGTTTAAAAAAGAAGATAGCTCTAATCCTGTGTATTATATTAATTATGCTCATGCGAGAATTCATCAAGTATTTGCTAAAGCGGGTAAAAGTGTAAATGATATTATGCATGCTAAATTTGAGAGTTTAAATGAAGATGGCATGAATCTTTTATTCGAAAGCTTAAATTTAAAAGCAGTGCTTAATGACGCATTTGAGTCAAGAGCCTTGCAAAAAATTCCTGATTATTTAAAAAATTTAGCTTCTTTATTTCATAAATTTTATAATGAAAATAAAGTAGTTGGCTCAGATAATGAAGATGAGCTTTTAAAACTTTTTGCCATATGTGCTTTAAGTATTAAAACAGCTTTTGCACTTATGGGAATAGAAGCAAAAAATAAAATGAATCACGATTAA
- a CDS encoding deoxyguanylate kinase / guanylate kinase produces the protein MSGQILIISGPSGAGKSTLLQRLFKEKDNIYFSISSTTRAPRENEKNGVDYFFISEEEFKQGIEKGDFLEWALVHKNYYGTSLIPVKKALQEGKSVVFDIDVQGFCIAKEKMPEYITSVFITTKNKKELEKRLLKRNTDKIEDISKRLENASDEMAYLDRYDFLIINDDLEKSYRELEAVFEASKLKSTKHDLKQIQIQWNKGE, from the coding sequence TTGAGTGGTCAAATTTTAATTATCTCAGGACCAAGTGGAGCAGGGAAGAGTACCTTGCTTCAAAGGCTTTTTAAAGAAAAAGATAATATTTATTTTTCTATTTCAAGTACAACAAGAGCTCCTAGAGAAAATGAAAAAAATGGAGTAGATTATTTTTTTATCAGTGAAGAAGAATTTAAACAAGGTATAGAAAAAGGCGATTTTTTAGAATGGGCTTTGGTGCATAAAAATTATTATGGCACTTCGTTAATCCCCGTAAAAAAAGCATTGCAAGAGGGTAAAAGTGTTGTTTTTGATATTGATGTGCAAGGTTTTTGTATAGCTAAAGAAAAAATGCCTGAATATATTACTTCTGTCTTTATTACAACCAAAAATAAAAAAGAACTTGAAAAAAGATTGCTTAAGCGAAATACTGATAAAATAGAAGATATTAGCAAAAGATTAGAAAATGCTAGCGATGAAATGGCTTATTTGGATCGATATGATTTTTTAATCATAAATGATGATCTTGAAAAAAGCTATAGGGAGTTAGAAGCAGTTTTTGAAGCTTCAAAATTAAAAAGTACAAAACATGATTTAAAACAAATTCAAATTCAATGGAATAAAGGAGAATAA